CACCCTGCCGATCGCAATCATCCTCTCGCTCGGCGCGAGTTCCTACCTCGCAGTGCTCTACACGCCACAGTACGCCGAAGCGAGCCTCGTCGTCGTCCTGCTCTGTGGCGCGTTCCTGTTCAACGTCACCGTCGGCGGCCCCGACGGCTCGCTCCTGCAGGGTATGGGCTACTCGCGGATCGTCTTCGCAAACACGCTCGTCCTCTTCGGCGCGAACTTCCTCGTCTCCATGGCGCTCGTCCCCATCTTCGGCATCGAGGGCGCTGCAATCGGCTCCGCGACTGCCCTCTTCCTCGTCGGCGGCCTCACGATCGCCGAAATCTACTACCTCGACGGCATCCACCTGTTCACCCGCGACTTCGCCAAGATCATCAGCGCTGGTATTCCCGCGACGATTGCAGGAGTTCCGATCGTGGTGCTACTCGAGTCCGATCTGCTTATCGTGGCCCTGTTGCCGGTCGTCGTGGTGAGTGTCTATCTGGCGACGTTGATCGTGACGGATGCGTTCACGGACGAAGATGCCCAGATGATCGGAGAGTTTAGCCCGACGGTCGAGAAGTGGTTGCCGGTGAGTTGAGTCGATTCTGAAGCCTTTCGTTGGACTGGTTGAGCTCGCTGGATTCGCGGGGTTCTCCTACTCTCACTCTCATTCTCACTCTCACCCTCTGTCTCGCCCTTCTTCCGCGTTCTCGTTCGGTAGCGACTCAGTCGTCGACGGATTCCGTATCGGCGTCCATCTCACCGCGCGAATCGCCGTCGAACGCTGCATCTGACTCCCGTCCCTCGCCGATGACGTCTTGTTTCCACGTTCCCAGCCGGAACCAGCCGACGGCGACGACGAACGAGAGCACCATGCCGATCGAGTACGCCCACCAGATACCCTCGATTCCCCAGTCGAGGGCAGCGATGGTGATGCCGAGGCCAGGAATCGTGATCGTCCAGGCGAACGCGAGCACGAGTGCGATGGGAAGCCGGAAGATCCACCGCGAGAGGAACGAGAGGACCATCGCTTCGCGGGTGTTGCCCGCCCCGCGGAACGCCCCCTGGATGACCATCACGCCGGCGAACAGCGCCCAGAAGGGTGCCATGATGCGCAGGAAGAGCACACCTTCGGCGATCACCGCCGGACTGTCGACGAAAATCCCCATGGCCTGTGCGGGGAAGACGAGCAGAATGGCGGCGACGGCGAAAATGAACGCCATCGTTCCCGCAGTCGCGACGCGCGTGACCGTTGCAGCCCGCTCCGGCGTCTTCGCGCCGAGGTTCTGCCCGACGCCGGTCGCCGTCGCGTTGCCGACTGCGCCCGCGACGGCCCAGGTGACGGACATGAGCCGGACCCCGATCCCGTAGGCGGCCGTCGGATTCGCGCCGAATCGGGCGACGAAGCCAGCCATCGCGACGGAGGCGAAACTGCGCGCCCAGCCGTCGATCGTCGACGGATAGCCGATGTCGACGAGTTTGCGCTGGATACTGAGATTCGGACGGAGGTCACCAAGTCTGAGCCGAACGCCGAACCGACCATCGAGGAGAATGAGGACGCCCACGCCGGTCGCGAACGCCCGCGAGATGAACGTCGCGATAGCCGCACCGCGAGTTCCCATCTCGGGGAACGGCCCCCAGCCGAGGATGAAGAACGGGTCGATCACGACGTTAATCCCGGCCGAGACGAAGACGAGCCACATCGCAGTTTTCGTATCTCCTGCACCCTGTAGCGAGGATCGAAATGCGAAAAACAGGAATGTCAGCGGCAGCGTGAGGAAGATGATCTCGATGTACGCGAGTGCCGCGACGAACACCTCGTCGCGCGCCCCGATGAGGATGAGCAGCGGTCGCCGGAAGTAGAGCCCGATCGCCGCGAGGACTGCCGAGACGGTAACCGTCAGCAGAATAGTCTGGCCGACAACCCGGTCTGCCATCCGATCGTCACCCGAGCCGACGTACTGGGAGACAAGCGCGATAGTGGCTGCGGTGATCCCCATGGCTGTCGAGACGAACATCCACGAGAGCGGAAACATGAGCGAGACCGCAGCGACCGAGACGCCACCGTCACCGATCTGGCCGACCCAGAACATGTCCGCGAGATTGTAGACCGTCTGCAGGAGATTCCCGAGGACGAGCGGCCACGCCAGGTGCAACAGCTTCGGCGGGATCGCTCCCGTCGTCATATCCACCCGCTTTCGCTCGTCCTCCGATTCCGTCGCTGACACGTATCGCTCTTGTCCGTGTCTCAGCCGGGGCCGTGAAAAGGGCTCGCTTCCCGTGTGGAGTTGCCGGCTCGGGTGCCAGAAATTTGACTTGACTTGACTTGACTCGAGTCGAGTCGACTCGAGTACGAACGAGCAAACGGACAGCCAACTCGTCTCGAGTACTGATACCGGTGCGTCCTGTGGGGTACCTGAATATTGATAGCCACCGACTGGGAGGTGGCCACCATGACCGCTGCCGACACACTGGACGCGGCGACGATCGACCGAATCGACTCGTTCCTCCGTGAACGCCTCCGAGAGGA
The DNA window shown above is from Natrialba magadii ATCC 43099 and carries:
- a CDS encoding MATE family efflux transporter; its protein translation is MSATESEDERKRVDMTTGAIPPKLLHLAWPLVLGNLLQTVYNLADMFWVGQIGDGGVSVAAVSLMFPLSWMFVSTAMGITAATIALVSQYVGSGDDRMADRVVGQTILLTVTVSAVLAAIGLYFRRPLLILIGARDEVFVAALAYIEIIFLTLPLTFLFFAFRSSLQGAGDTKTAMWLVFVSAGINVVIDPFFILGWGPFPEMGTRGAAIATFISRAFATGVGVLILLDGRFGVRLRLGDLRPNLSIQRKLVDIGYPSTIDGWARSFASVAMAGFVARFGANPTAAYGIGVRLMSVTWAVAGAVGNATATGVGQNLGAKTPERAATVTRVATAGTMAFIFAVAAILLVFPAQAMGIFVDSPAVIAEGVLFLRIMAPFWALFAGVMVIQGAFRGAGNTREAMVLSFLSRWIFRLPIALVLAFAWTITIPGLGITIAALDWGIEGIWWAYSIGMVLSFVVAVGWFRLGTWKQDVIGEGRESDAAFDGDSRGEMDADTESVDD